In Fretibacterium sp. OH1220_COT-178, one DNA window encodes the following:
- a CDS encoding ABC transporter permease: MNRSGKWGIAELLFALSILILIVVVALPVLLIFWTSFVENGSFNFSALLEIVRRPDTFEALSMSLQLALCVTVACTVVGTLFAWLVTRTDLPFKRTMKVLFTVPFMLPAFIGALAWKMLLSPRAGYINQLWMELWGTRTPLFNVYSFWGIVLIETMYLFPFVFIQVSGALERMDPTLEESARISGAGLFTITRKITIPLILPSVVSGALLVCLYSLAHFGTPAILGTEVGIYTIPTKIYELIHQSAGSFTAIRAATVMSVILVISAAVILYAQNRVVKSGRFQIIAGKSVRPTVLKLRGLRLPLFTLCVVYLLVTVVMPTVTIFLVGLLKTYGLPIRLENMTLDNFRYVLFKWKLTKDAIFNSLYLSLGAALVTMLAGGIISYVLVKMKVRGKWFLEFLGMLPFSLPGTVIALGVILTWSGRFGVNIYNTAWIIFVAYIARYMAFSLKSNSAALEQVHDSLVEASRASGATPWQSLRDVVIPLIRPGMIAAFFLIFLPALRELTTSVLLYGPTTRTIGVAIYTLNEDGETVYACALAAVALVLIVGGEILIKRFFEKRQTDNGGA; the protein is encoded by the coding sequence ATGAATAGGTCCGGAAAATGGGGGATCGCGGAGCTGCTCTTTGCACTCTCCATCCTCATTCTGATCGTCGTCGTCGCCCTTCCCGTCCTGCTGATCTTCTGGACCTCCTTCGTCGAGAACGGGAGCTTCAATTTCTCCGCCCTTCTGGAGATCGTCCGGCGCCCCGACACCTTCGAGGCTCTGAGCATGTCCCTCCAGCTTGCGCTGTGCGTCACCGTGGCCTGCACGGTGGTCGGAACGCTTTTTGCGTGGCTCGTCACGCGGACGGACCTGCCCTTCAAACGGACGATGAAGGTCCTCTTCACCGTTCCCTTCATGCTGCCCGCGTTCATCGGAGCCCTGGCCTGGAAGATGCTGCTCTCGCCCCGCGCGGGCTACATCAACCAGCTGTGGATGGAGCTCTGGGGCACGCGGACGCCGCTCTTCAACGTCTACAGCTTCTGGGGGATCGTCCTCATCGAGACCATGTACCTTTTCCCCTTCGTCTTCATCCAGGTCAGCGGGGCCCTCGAACGGATGGACCCCACCCTGGAGGAATCCGCCCGCATCTCCGGAGCGGGGCTCTTCACCATCACCCGCAAGATCACCATCCCCCTGATCCTTCCTTCGGTGGTCAGCGGCGCGCTGCTGGTCTGCCTGTACTCTCTGGCCCACTTCGGCACCCCGGCCATCCTGGGGACGGAGGTGGGGATCTACACCATACCCACGAAGATCTACGAGCTCATCCACCAGAGCGCGGGCAGCTTCACGGCCATCCGGGCGGCGACGGTCATGTCGGTCATCCTCGTCATCTCGGCGGCGGTGATCCTCTATGCCCAGAACCGCGTGGTGAAGTCCGGGCGGTTCCAGATCATCGCGGGCAAGAGCGTCCGTCCGACGGTGCTGAAACTCCGCGGCCTGCGCCTGCCGCTGTTCACGCTCTGCGTCGTCTACCTGCTGGTCACGGTGGTGATGCCGACGGTGACGATCTTTCTGGTCGGGCTGCTCAAGACCTACGGGCTTCCCATCCGGCTGGAGAACATGACGCTCGACAACTTCCGGTACGTCCTGTTCAAGTGGAAGCTGACCAAGGACGCCATCTTCAACTCCCTTTATCTTTCGCTCGGAGCTGCCCTGGTCACCATGCTGGCGGGCGGGATCATCTCCTACGTGCTGGTAAAGATGAAGGTGCGGGGAAAATGGTTCCTGGAGTTCCTGGGGATGCTTCCCTTCTCCCTTCCGGGCACCGTCATCGCGCTTGGGGTGATCCTGACCTGGAGCGGCCGCTTCGGGGTGAACATCTACAATACCGCATGGATCATCTTCGTCGCTTACATCGCCCGCTACATGGCCTTCTCGCTCAAGTCCAACAGCGCCGCGCTGGAGCAGGTGCACGACTCGTTGGTCGAGGCCAGCCGCGCCAGCGGCGCCACTCCGTGGCAGTCCCTGCGCGACGTGGTGATTCCCCTGATCCGGCCGGGCATGATCGCGGCGTTCTTCCTGATCTTCCTGCCGGCGCTCCGCGAGCTGACGACCTCCGTTCTGCTCTACGGACCGACGACCCGGACGATCGGCGTCGCCATCTATACCCTCAACGAGGACGGGGAGACCGTCTACGCCTGCGCGCTTGCCGCCGTGGCCCTGGTGCTCATCGTGGGCGGCGAGATCCTGATCAAACGTTTCTTCGAGAAACGACAGACGGACAACGGGGGGGCGTAG
- a CDS encoding WG repeat-containing protein has product MSQNVPGLSIRALLAILLLCAPSCLPDPAQAREVKVVIDYDYNDARDFHEGLAAVKSNDAWGYIDHLGRMVIPFVHRVPEAGSFSEGLAFVGDRFIDASGREAFDERTFQDAKSFSQGLAAVKSHGRWGYIDTAGKFVIPPSYEAAGPFSQGLAPVRKDGLWGYIDIGGRMKIPPQYLRAAPFHEGRAAVEMRGLSGYIDLSGRDLVKASFDEAGPFGNGLAPVRNASDYRGWGYVDSRGRLSIPHRYNAAGPFREGLAPVATDARWGYIDTLGRLVLDAQFDEARPFHEGLAAVRLEDRWGYISVR; this is encoded by the coding sequence ATGTCCCAAAACGTCCCCGGCCTCTCCATCCGCGCCCTTCTTGCAATCCTGCTTCTGTGCGCCCCTTCGTGCCTGCCCGATCCGGCCCAGGCGCGTGAGGTCAAGGTCGTCATCGATTACGACTACAACGACGCCCGGGACTTCCATGAAGGGCTCGCCGCCGTAAAATCCAACGATGCATGGGGGTACATCGACCACCTCGGGCGCATGGTCATTCCCTTCGTCCATCGGGTTCCCGAGGCAGGGTCCTTTTCGGAGGGGCTCGCCTTCGTCGGAGACCGTTTCATCGACGCCTCCGGCAGGGAGGCGTTCGATGAAAGGACCTTCCAGGACGCAAAATCCTTCTCTCAAGGGCTCGCGGCGGTTAAGAGCCATGGGCGGTGGGGATATATCGATACGGCCGGAAAGTTCGTCATTCCCCCCAGCTACGAGGCGGCGGGCCCCTTCTCTCAGGGGCTGGCCCCGGTGCGCAAGGACGGACTCTGGGGCTACATCGACATCGGCGGGCGCATGAAGATCCCCCCACAATACCTCAGGGCGGCTCCCTTCCACGAGGGCCGGGCCGCGGTGGAGATGCGGGGCCTGTCCGGCTACATCGACCTCTCCGGCAGAGACCTCGTCAAAGCATCGTTCGACGAGGCGGGCCCGTTCGGCAACGGGCTGGCTCCGGTCAGGAACGCCTCGGACTATCGGGGCTGGGGGTACGTCGATTCCAGGGGGCGGCTCTCCATCCCCCATCGCTACAACGCCGCCGGCCCGTTCCGGGAGGGGCTGGCCCCCGTCGCCACCGACGCGCGATGGGGGTACATCGATACTCTGGGACGGCTCGTCCTGGACGCGCAGTTCGATGAAGCTCGTCCATTCCATGAAGGGCTCGCCGCCGTGAGGCTCGAGGACAGGTGGGGATACATCAGCGTACGATAG
- a CDS encoding extracellular solute-binding protein, which translates to MKKYAKLALLVVILLLSVSAAWAGGKLTVYTSMKESLIGALKEAFVKANPDVDFDYYSAGAGKLMAKIAAERESGKLTVDVLWHSEVPDFYQLKREGVLEPYISPEAKYVESPVVEPEGYFTPVRNGTLAIAYNNRFIKTPPASWKDLHKPEFKDAFGIANPALSGTAYGSVVALVQTFGWEFFEACRDNAARIGQGSGQVVDDTAMGDLLACIGVDYITIDKIKKGATLGFVYPQEIIMLPSPVAIMKGTPNLEAAKRFVDFLLSKEAQTIIAANGTLPVRADVELPADSLLPNPHEAVQRAVKLDFETLSATKEESIKKFTEILRPSKK; encoded by the coding sequence TTGAAAAAGTATGCGAAGCTCGCACTCCTCGTCGTCATCCTGCTTCTGTCCGTATCCGCGGCATGGGCCGGCGGCAAGCTGACGGTCTACACGTCCATGAAGGAGTCCCTCATCGGCGCCCTCAAAGAGGCGTTCGTGAAGGCCAACCCCGACGTCGACTTCGACTACTACTCCGCCGGGGCGGGCAAGCTCATGGCCAAGATCGCCGCCGAGCGCGAGTCGGGCAAGCTCACGGTGGACGTCCTCTGGCACAGCGAGGTGCCGGACTTCTATCAGCTCAAGAGGGAGGGCGTGCTGGAGCCCTATATCTCGCCTGAGGCCAAGTACGTGGAAAGCCCCGTTGTGGAGCCCGAGGGGTACTTCACGCCCGTTCGAAACGGAACCCTGGCCATCGCCTACAACAACCGTTTCATCAAGACCCCGCCCGCGTCCTGGAAGGATCTGCACAAACCCGAGTTCAAGGACGCCTTCGGAATCGCCAACCCCGCGCTCTCCGGGACGGCCTACGGCAGCGTGGTGGCGCTGGTCCAGACGTTCGGCTGGGAGTTCTTCGAAGCCTGCCGGGACAATGCCGCGCGCATCGGCCAGGGCTCGGGCCAGGTGGTGGACGACACGGCCATGGGAGACCTTCTGGCGTGCATCGGTGTGGACTACATCACGATCGACAAGATCAAGAAGGGCGCCACCCTGGGCTTTGTCTACCCGCAGGAGATCATCATGCTCCCCAGCCCCGTGGCCATCATGAAGGGGACGCCAAACCTCGAGGCCGCGAAAAGGTTCGTCGATTTCCTTCTGTCGAAGGAGGCCCAGACGATCATCGCCGCGAACGGGACGCTGCCCGTGAGGGCGGATGTGGAGCTTCCCGCCGACAGCCTGCTTCCGAACCCGCACGAAGCGGTCCAGCGGGCGGTCAAGCTGGATTTCGAGACGCTCAGCGCGACGAAGGAGGAGAGCATCAAGAAATTCACGGAGATCCTGCGTCCCTCGAAGAAGTAG
- a CDS encoding xanthine dehydrogenase family protein molybdopterin-binding subunit: MSKFKIIGTSVPRLDGMQKATGQIRFVNDYDLPEHWVGGIVRSRVPHGILRGFDRDPSFDWSQVTFLTAADIPGENFVHIVRDDYPVLTNGHVTYVTEALALIAAPDERTLRAAMAATTPRIDPLPAALTMDEGLTAKVKVWGEDNILDEYHVECGDIKKGFAEADLILEGSYETGLQEQMYLETQGVAAIPHPDGTLEIIPSLQCPYYVQNAVVHALAIPPERVLIRQPATGGGFGGKEDYPSMMAVWCGFLALKSGHPVKLIYDRKEDIESTPKRHPSKVHHRMGFKKDGTIVAMEIDLLLDGGAYTTLTRVVLQRATLHAAGVYTVPHAKIRGRAVATNTPPTGAFRGFGAPEAFFAVERHLDRAAQKLGMDPLDLRLKNLIRKGDLFPFNQRIEEGASAEAVLLRAAELSGYREKRSRYEAERALNKRIRHGIGLSIVMHGGGFTGSGEDNMGTTVRVDFRDGGFRVLASSVEMGQGSATILPMVAAEALGVGLEHVVAPPADTNLVPNSGPTVASRTTMFVGAATHDACRNLVARIGDFLAQQNGCAPSEVVFDEGSFSVKGRSVSILEAAADFVSREGELCADGTYKGPATNNPWNEQRFSGDAYKGYSWLATVVELEVDMDTYEANPINTTAVAEMGRVIHPVLAAGQLAGGVLQSLGWAHIEDLTVNPDGAYSASHMSSYLVPTTLDTPKWTIDMIEAPSPAGGFGAKGMGELPCNGSAPAFLSALDNALDVFAERAPATGEYLFGLLEAKRKQEVKAVAS; the protein is encoded by the coding sequence TTGTCCAAGTTCAAGATCATCGGTACCTCCGTGCCGAGGCTGGACGGCATGCAGAAGGCCACGGGACAAATCCGTTTCGTAAACGACTACGATCTTCCCGAACACTGGGTCGGCGGAATCGTGCGGTCCCGGGTGCCCCACGGGATTCTCAGGGGCTTCGACAGGGACCCCTCCTTCGATTGGTCTCAGGTCACGTTTCTGACCGCAGCCGATATTCCGGGCGAGAATTTCGTCCATATCGTGCGCGACGATTATCCGGTCCTGACGAACGGCCACGTGACCTACGTCACGGAGGCTCTGGCCCTGATCGCCGCGCCGGACGAGCGGACCCTGCGAGCGGCGATGGCCGCGACGACGCCTCGGATCGATCCGCTCCCCGCAGCCCTGACCATGGACGAGGGGCTCACGGCCAAGGTCAAGGTCTGGGGCGAGGACAACATTCTGGACGAGTATCACGTCGAATGCGGCGACATCAAAAAGGGATTCGCCGAGGCGGACCTCATCCTCGAGGGCTCCTACGAGACCGGCCTTCAGGAACAGATGTACCTGGAGACTCAGGGGGTGGCGGCCATCCCCCATCCGGACGGCACGCTGGAGATCATCCCGTCGCTCCAGTGCCCGTATTACGTTCAGAACGCCGTGGTCCATGCCCTGGCCATTCCCCCGGAGAGGGTGCTCATCCGTCAGCCCGCCACGGGCGGCGGTTTTGGGGGCAAGGAGGACTACCCCTCCATGATGGCCGTATGGTGCGGTTTTCTGGCCCTCAAATCCGGACACCCCGTCAAGCTCATCTACGACAGAAAGGAAGACATCGAGAGCACCCCCAAGCGCCACCCCTCGAAGGTCCATCACAGGATGGGATTCAAGAAGGACGGGACCATCGTGGCGATGGAGATCGATCTGTTGCTGGACGGCGGCGCCTACACGACCCTGACCCGCGTGGTGCTCCAGCGGGCCACCCTGCATGCCGCCGGGGTCTACACCGTTCCTCACGCAAAGATCCGCGGCCGGGCCGTCGCCACCAATACGCCGCCCACCGGCGCCTTCCGGGGCTTCGGGGCCCCAGAGGCCTTCTTCGCCGTGGAGCGGCACCTGGACCGGGCCGCCCAGAAACTCGGGATGGACCCGCTGGACCTGCGCCTCAAGAACCTCATCCGCAAGGGCGACCTCTTCCCCTTCAACCAACGCATCGAGGAGGGGGCCAGTGCGGAGGCCGTGCTGCTGCGCGCGGCCGAGCTCTCCGGCTACCGGGAGAAGCGGTCCCGCTACGAGGCGGAACGGGCTCTGAACAAGCGCATCCGCCACGGCATCGGCCTGTCCATCGTGATGCACGGCGGCGGCTTCACCGGCAGCGGCGAGGACAACATGGGGACGACCGTGCGCGTGGACTTCCGCGACGGCGGGTTCCGCGTTCTGGCCAGCAGCGTCGAGATGGGGCAGGGGTCGGCGACGATCCTTCCCATGGTGGCGGCCGAGGCCCTGGGCGTGGGGCTGGAACACGTCGTCGCCCCCCCGGCGGACACGAACCTGGTCCCGAACAGCGGGCCCACCGTCGCATCGCGGACCACCATGTTCGTCGGCGCCGCAACCCACGACGCCTGCCGGAACCTAGTCGCCAGGATCGGCGATTTTCTGGCGCAGCAGAACGGTTGCGCCCCCTCCGAGGTCGTCTTTGACGAGGGAAGTTTCTCGGTAAAGGGCCGATCGGTTTCCATCCTCGAAGCGGCGGCGGATTTCGTCTCACGGGAGGGGGAGCTCTGCGCCGATGGGACCTACAAGGGCCCCGCGACCAACAACCCCTGGAACGAGCAGCGTTTCTCCGGAGACGCCTACAAGGGATACTCCTGGCTTGCCACCGTGGTGGAGCTCGAGGTGGACATGGACACCTATGAGGCCAATCCCATCAACACGACCGCCGTAGCGGAGATGGGGCGCGTCATCCACCCCGTCCTCGCCGCAGGGCAGCTCGCGGGCGGGGTGCTTCAGAGCCTCGGATGGGCCCACATCGAGGATCTGACGGTCAACCCCGACGGGGCCTACAGCGCGTCGCACATGAGCTCCTACCTCGTCCCCACGACGCTCGACACGCCCAAGTGGACGATCGACATGATCGAGGCCCCCTCCCCCGCCGGCGGGTTCGGCGCCAAGGGGATGGGCGAACTTCCCTGCAACGGGAGCGCCCCGGCGTTTCTGTCCGCGCTCGACAACGCGCTGGATGTCTTCGCCGAACGGGCTCCGGCCACGGGCGAATACCTGTTCGGGCTTCTGGAGGCCAAGCGGAAACAGGAGGTCAAGGCCGTCGCATCCTGA
- a CDS encoding trans-sulfuration enzyme family protein — MSHAAQGFGTKCVHFGTCPDPVTGALNTPIYQTSTFAFEDADQGARRFAGEEEGYIYTRLGNPNHTAVERKLAALEGGEAAAVASSGMGAIASVLWTALSGGDHVIAANSIYGCTHSLMNHHFPRFGIEVTFMSLADLAAVKAAVKPNTRVIYCESPANPTMEIADLEGLAKIAHEAGALLIVDNTYCSPVIQRPIEFGADVVLHSVTKYLNGHGDVIAGAAVGSAEFIARVKGEGLKDLTGATMSPFDAYLMLRGMKTLHVRVPRHCETALEIARFLEKRPEVAHVWYPGLDSFPQKELARKQMKYFGAMIAMDLKGGFEAGKKFINSTKLWTLAVSLGDTESLIQHPASMTHSALSDEEQAAAGISKGLIRLSVGLEDAEDLKADLDRAFSAL; from the coding sequence ATGTCCCACGCAGCACAAGGTTTTGGCACGAAGTGCGTTCATTTCGGTACCTGTCCCGACCCTGTGACCGGTGCCCTGAACACCCCGATCTATCAAACGTCGACCTTCGCCTTTGAGGATGCCGATCAGGGCGCACGCCGCTTTGCGGGCGAGGAGGAGGGCTACATCTACACCCGACTGGGCAATCCCAACCACACGGCGGTCGAGCGGAAGCTGGCCGCACTCGAGGGCGGCGAGGCCGCGGCGGTCGCCTCCTCCGGGATGGGCGCCATCGCCTCCGTGCTCTGGACCGCCCTATCCGGCGGGGACCACGTCATTGCGGCAAACTCCATTTACGGATGCACCCATTCCCTGATGAACCATCACTTCCCGCGCTTCGGCATCGAGGTCACCTTCATGAGCCTGGCGGACCTGGCGGCGGTGAAGGCCGCAGTCAAGCCCAACACCAGGGTGATCTACTGCGAGTCCCCGGCGAATCCGACCATGGAGATCGCGGACCTGGAGGGGCTCGCGAAAATCGCCCACGAGGCGGGAGCCCTGCTGATCGTCGACAACACGTACTGTTCCCCGGTGATCCAGCGTCCGATCGAGTTCGGGGCCGATGTCGTCCTCCACTCCGTGACGAAGTACCTCAACGGGCACGGAGACGTCATTGCGGGGGCCGCCGTGGGAAGCGCGGAGTTCATCGCTCGGGTGAAGGGCGAGGGGCTCAAGGACCTCACCGGCGCCACGATGTCCCCCTTCGACGCCTATCTGATGCTGCGGGGCATGAAAACCCTGCACGTTCGGGTTCCCCGTCACTGCGAGACGGCGCTCGAGATCGCCCGTTTCCTGGAGAAGCGTCCCGAGGTCGCGCACGTCTGGTATCCCGGTCTGGACAGCTTCCCGCAGAAGGAGCTGGCGAGGAAGCAGATGAAATACTTCGGCGCGATGATCGCCATGGACCTCAAGGGCGGCTTCGAGGCCGGCAAGAAGTTCATCAACAGCACCAAGCTCTGGACTCTGGCCGTCAGCCTCGGCGACACGGAATCCCTGATCCAGCATCCCGCGTCCATGACGCACTCCGCCCTCTCCGACGAGGAGCAGGCCGCCGCGGGAATATCCAAGGGCCTGATACGTCTGTCCGTGGGGCTGGAGGATGCGGAGGATTTGAAGGCGGATCTGGACCGGGCCTTCTCGGCCCTCTGA
- the yqeB gene encoding selenium-dependent molybdenum cofactor biosynthesis protein YqeB, which yields MGLAVVRGGGDLATGIIYRLWRTGFRLLVLETARPMVIRRPVSVAQAVFDGEHVVEGMPARRLGSARELPGDGTVGVLVDPQGECLADLHPDVLIDAIMAKRNVGTSRDMAPRVIGVGPGFRAPRDVHAVVETLRGHDLGRVIVRGEAAPDTGVPGEIGGATTDRLVRAPDDGLMVPRAEIGDLVEAGQVLGFVNDKPVLARIGGVLRGLIHPTVPVRTGMKIGDIDPRAVRSHCFSISDKALSVGGGVLEAVFAVALG from the coding sequence ATGGGTTTGGCGGTGGTGCGCGGCGGGGGCGATCTTGCCACGGGGATAATCTACAGGTTGTGGCGGACGGGCTTCAGGCTGCTGGTGCTCGAGACGGCGCGTCCCATGGTCATTCGCCGTCCGGTTTCCGTGGCTCAGGCGGTGTTCGACGGGGAGCATGTCGTCGAGGGGATGCCGGCGCGCCGGCTCGGCTCGGCGCGGGAGCTCCCCGGCGACGGGACGGTCGGGGTTCTGGTGGACCCGCAGGGGGAATGTCTGGCGGATCTGCACCCCGACGTATTGATCGACGCCATCATGGCCAAGCGCAACGTCGGAACGAGCCGTGATATGGCGCCGCGCGTCATTGGGGTCGGTCCGGGATTTCGTGCTCCACGGGACGTTCATGCGGTGGTGGAGACGCTGCGCGGTCACGATCTGGGGCGCGTCATCGTCAGGGGGGAGGCGGCTCCCGACACGGGGGTGCCGGGGGAGATCGGCGGCGCCACGACGGATCGCCTGGTTCGTGCGCCGGACGACGGCCTGATGGTGCCTCGAGCCGAGATCGGCGATCTCGTCGAGGCCGGGCAGGTCTTGGGGTTCGTGAACGATAAGCCGGTGCTCGCCAGGATCGGCGGGGTGCTGCGCGGCCTGATCCACCCGACGGTTCCCGTGCGGACGGGCATGAAGATCGGCGACATCGATCCACGCGCGGTGCGGTCCCACTGCTTCTCCATCTCGGACAAGGCCCTCTCGGTGGGGGGCGGTGTCCTGGAGGCGGTATTTGCCGTCGCCCTCGGCTGA
- a CDS encoding ABC transporter ATP-binding protein — MSIKNVRKAYGDKIVFRNLDLTIRDGECFTLLGPSGCGKTVLLRMVAGFEQPDSGTVSIGGEVLSSPADRIAVPPDKRSLGVVFQDYAVWPHMTVRENVLYPLKIQQVGRKEAEERTQDAIDSVNLSGLENRMPYQLSGGQQQRVALARALVAEPRLMLLDEPLTNLDANLREEMRFEIRELQRRKGITVLYVTHDQEIALAISDRMAVLDKNGSICQIGTPEEVFEYPSNAFVFRFMGVSNMIPVDFRNDYVYLEGTDALLAKAPDFLPAAPILGCRPSDVDLVRDPQPDSKLPRATVRRVNLLGPIVDQRLDLHGRELRVQLETHRAIGENLIFREGDVVGVRIANPLIFDADTMEGAGIHE; from the coding sequence GTGTCCATCAAAAATGTCCGCAAGGCTTATGGCGACAAGATAGTCTTCCGGAATCTCGATCTGACGATCCGGGACGGGGAGTGTTTTACGTTGCTCGGCCCCTCGGGCTGCGGGAAGACCGTACTGCTTCGGATGGTCGCCGGCTTCGAGCAGCCCGACTCCGGAACGGTCAGCATCGGCGGCGAGGTCCTGTCCTCTCCGGCCGACAGGATCGCCGTTCCCCCGGACAAGCGGTCCCTGGGCGTGGTCTTTCAGGACTACGCCGTATGGCCCCACATGACCGTCCGGGAGAACGTCCTCTATCCCCTCAAGATTCAGCAGGTCGGCAGGAAGGAGGCGGAGGAGCGTACGCAGGATGCCATCGACAGCGTCAACCTCTCGGGGCTCGAGAACCGAATGCCTTATCAGCTTTCGGGCGGTCAGCAGCAGCGCGTGGCCCTGGCCCGCGCTCTGGTGGCCGAGCCCAGGCTGATGCTGCTGGACGAACCCCTGACCAACCTCGACGCCAACCTCCGCGAGGAGATGCGTTTCGAGATCCGCGAGCTCCAGCGCAGAAAGGGCATCACGGTGCTCTACGTCACCCACGACCAGGAGATCGCTCTGGCGATCTCCGACCGCATGGCCGTCCTGGACAAGAATGGCAGCATCTGCCAGATCGGCACGCCGGAGGAGGTCTTCGAATATCCGTCGAACGCCTTCGTGTTTCGGTTCATGGGCGTCTCCAACATGATTCCCGTGGACTTCCGGAACGATTACGTCTACCTCGAGGGGACCGACGCCCTGCTGGCGAAGGCGCCCGATTTTCTTCCCGCCGCCCCCATCCTGGGTTGCCGCCCCTCCGACGTCGACCTCGTCCGCGACCCCCAGCCGGACTCCAAGCTTCCCCGCGCCACGGTACGGAGGGTCAACCTTCTTGGCCCCATCGTGGACCAGAGGCTGGATCTTCACGGCCGGGAGCTGAGGGTACAGCTCGAGACGCACCGGGCCATCGGCGAGAACCTGATCTTCCGGGAGGGCGACGTGGTGGGGGTCCGCATCGCCAATCCTCTGATCTTCGACGCAGACACGATGGAGGGGGCGGGTATCCATGAATAG
- a CDS encoding ABC transporter ATP-binding protein has protein sequence MAFVELRHVTKRFGQVVAVDDLNLSIEKGECFSFLGPSGCGKTTTLRMIAGFEDLDEGEIEVGGSLVSSSEKRYYLAPEKRGFGMVFQAFAVWPHMTVFDNVAFPLKIKGLSRTEIAERTKKALENTNLTRQAALYPNELSGGEKQRIALARALSINPGLLLLDEPLSNLDPHLREEMRFEIKDLQRQYDFSIIYVTHDQSEAMALSDRIMVMRDGRPEQIGTPLNVYANPANKFVFSFIGLSNFLPVAIEGGRAYLAGAPEAGSLAAELPASLSGARTATLACRPAEVELRPDEEGGLRGVVDRIAYLGETVDYFVKVGRQEVRVQKGRREPKLSVGQECALNFPRVFWFD, from the coding sequence ATGGCTTTCGTGGAACTCAGACACGTTACCAAACGTTTCGGGCAGGTCGTCGCGGTGGACGATCTCAACCTTTCGATAGAGAAGGGGGAGTGCTTCTCCTTTCTGGGGCCATCGGGGTGCGGCAAGACGACGACGCTGCGGATGATCGCCGGATTCGAGGATCTGGACGAGGGGGAGATCGAGGTGGGGGGCAGCCTCGTCTCATCCAGTGAAAAACGTTATTACCTGGCGCCCGAGAAACGGGGATTCGGCATGGTCTTTCAGGCCTTCGCCGTGTGGCCCCACATGACGGTCTTCGACAACGTCGCGTTTCCGCTGAAGATCAAGGGGCTCTCGAGAACCGAGATCGCCGAGCGGACCAAGAAGGCGCTCGAGAACACCAACCTGACCCGTCAGGCCGCGCTCTATCCCAACGAACTGTCGGGCGGCGAGAAGCAGCGCATCGCCCTGGCCCGCGCGCTCTCGATCAATCCGGGGCTCCTGCTGCTGGACGAGCCCCTCTCCAACCTCGATCCCCACCTGCGCGAGGAGATGCGCTTTGAGATCAAGGACCTGCAGCGCCAGTACGACTTCTCGATCATTTACGTCACCCACGACCAGTCGGAGGCCATGGCGCTGTCCGACCGGATCATGGTCATGAGGGATGGCCGCCCCGAGCAGATCGGCACCCCGCTGAACGTCTATGCGAACCCCGCCAACAAGTTCGTGTTCAGCTTCATCGGGCTCTCCAACTTCCTGCCCGTCGCGATCGAGGGCGGTCGGGCGTACCTCGCCGGAGCGCCCGAGGCGGGGAGCCTCGCGGCCGAGCTGCCCGCATCGCTCTCGGGCGCCCGAACGGCTACCCTGGCCTGCCGCCCCGCGGAGGTGGAGCTTCGCCCCGACGAGGAGGGGGGCCTTAGGGGCGTGGTGGACCGCATCGCCTACCTGGGGGAGACCGTGGACTATTTCGTCAAGGTGGGGCGGCAGGAGGTCCGTGTCCAGAAGGGACGCCGGGAACCGAAGCTTTCCGTGGGGCAGGAGTGCGCTCTGAACTTTCCTCGGGTGTTCTGGTTCGACTGA